Proteins encoded in a region of the Paenibacillus sp. W2I17 genome:
- a CDS encoding response regulator: MELTVEPLKVLIVDDEYLIRNLLRMRIDWEQQGMTIIGEASDAEEALNQVELLRPDIVFTDIYMPKMDGIELSGILMERYQNLKIVVVTGHDEFEYARQSVKLGISDFILKPIRASELLQVTTKLRVAIEQEMGREYELMKLREEMKQSFPYLRERFINQWLSDVIPEDELQEKARFFGIPISSGEPGLRIAVMEVEVAVSQAKIAAPEVYPHLSEPYHQTHQAQGGPQHQHGQPQLSQHQTEAHRQPAEEIHILLRMVGMKQVQAFYPQDSQTIIVMDPHNRIVVLSLGADTEFANQVQQLQEELQHTLKLEGCEVDVTVGIGQWQSGWGRACVGYREACRALDYQAFVGKNQVICFEDLVIEGGKKPYHSDAQLLQQLQFYVSVGAGEEAVLLLERMLSVPFSDVSQFRMAAMDVVTECQRAAIEQQLEGEYALNKEAVAAIFTAGHLPELKNMLEQHVRMVSDVIQAKRQAKEGNLIDRVMAYLEENMGNAEVGLSSTAATFYVSSGHLGRLMKKETGQTFVEYMTQLRMRKAETLLKQTDLKGYEIGQQVGIPDPHYFSVLFKKHIGRSMNEYRNVKT, encoded by the coding sequence ATGGAATTAACTGTGGAACCATTAAAGGTATTGATTGTGGATGACGAGTACCTCATCCGAAATCTGCTGCGCATGCGTATCGATTGGGAGCAGCAAGGCATGACCATCATTGGCGAGGCCTCCGATGCTGAAGAGGCTTTGAATCAGGTTGAGCTGTTGCGTCCAGACATCGTGTTCACGGACATATACATGCCAAAGATGGACGGCATTGAACTAAGCGGCATCCTCATGGAGCGTTACCAGAACTTAAAAATCGTGGTTGTGACGGGACATGATGAATTTGAATATGCTCGTCAGAGTGTGAAGCTGGGCATATCCGATTTTATTTTGAAACCCATCCGTGCTTCTGAGTTATTACAGGTTACGACGAAGCTGCGAGTGGCAATCGAGCAGGAGATGGGGCGCGAGTACGAGCTGATGAAGCTGCGGGAGGAGATGAAGCAGAGCTTCCCTTATCTCAGGGAGAGGTTTATAAATCAATGGTTAAGTGATGTGATACCTGAGGATGAACTACAAGAGAAGGCGCGTTTCTTCGGCATTCCTATCTCGTCTGGCGAACCAGGATTGCGCATTGCAGTAATGGAGGTGGAGGTTGCCGTATCGCAAGCGAAGATAGCTGCACCAGAGGTATATCCACATCTGTCCGAACCATATCACCAAACACACCAAGCACAAGGAGGGCCTCAACATCAACACGGTCAGCCCCAATTAAGCCAGCATCAGACAGAAGCTCATCGACAACCCGCTGAGGAAATACATATTTTGCTGCGAATGGTAGGCATGAAGCAGGTGCAGGCATTTTATCCGCAGGATTCGCAAACCATTATTGTCATGGACCCGCATAACCGGATAGTTGTGCTCTCGCTTGGTGCGGATACGGAATTTGCCAATCAGGTACAGCAGCTTCAGGAAGAACTTCAACATACACTTAAGCTCGAAGGGTGTGAAGTTGATGTGACCGTAGGGATTGGGCAATGGCAATCAGGATGGGGAAGGGCCTGTGTGGGATACCGGGAAGCTTGTCGTGCACTCGATTATCAGGCGTTTGTGGGGAAAAATCAGGTCATTTGCTTCGAGGATCTGGTCATCGAAGGCGGGAAAAAGCCCTACCACTCGGATGCTCAGCTGCTCCAACAACTGCAATTTTACGTCAGTGTTGGTGCGGGGGAAGAAGCCGTATTGTTGCTGGAGCGTATGCTGTCTGTGCCGTTCTCGGACGTTTCACAGTTTCGGATGGCAGCCATGGATGTGGTTACGGAGTGCCAGCGTGCTGCCATAGAGCAGCAGCTTGAGGGAGAGTACGCATTGAACAAAGAGGCCGTTGCGGCCATTTTTACAGCAGGTCATCTGCCTGAACTAAAAAACATGCTGGAGCAGCATGTCCGCATGGTATCGGATGTCATACAAGCCAAGCGCCAGGCGAAGGAAGGCAATCTGATCGACCGGGTGATGGCTTATCTTGAAGAGAACATGGGCAATGCGGAGGTGGGTCTTTCCAGCACCGCGGCTACTTTTTACGTAAGTTCGGGCCATCTGGGGCGGCTGATGAAAAAAGAAACCGGGCAGACATTTGTGGAATATATGACGCAGCTTCGTATGAGAAAGGCCGAAACGTTGCTGAAGCAGACCGATTTAAAGGGGTATGAGATCGGGCAGCAGGTAGGCATCCCGGACCCACACTATTTCAGCGTCTTGTTCAAAAAACATATCGGCCGATCCATGAATGAATATCGGAATGTAAAAACCTGA
- a CDS encoding sensor histidine kinase: MKATAQSDIETDAEVNANAKANTSAMKKNWTPHFKEFIQRKPKTLAFKIPFAYFVIILLTVAFSALVLNRISESDAQRKINEASLQTITSIETNVNLMIENVNNYSKMIFSDPNLQNLLRQGNVYSNLQTQSKVSAYLTNLMQAVPIIDSVYIYDNSGHRFSVGTQEWPTFMEANVKEAPWYEQALKHNGRYLLRLNGGNNDSEVSATGENDGHEVVSFIRLIRDLDDTSPLGFLVMNIKGKSIAQAYANLSAPDSFQVAILDEHQRVIATNATDGKKAVPAVSDASMSAASGQEGMYEMLEANQVKLKQTFQEQSSGFITLQSGGQEYAVTYRSAGDDQWKFISMSPYQATDTRNKSMVLLALILLAVNGTVFFVSSFIISRSVIKPIHKLLRSMQKAPSGNFHKVTVELNSYEFAQLYGGYNQMIEQIDQMLKRIIQEQQTIRRAELNTLQAQIKPHFLYNTLDSITSLAMSGMNDKVCELLEALGSYYRLSVSKGRELITLHEEVEIVRNYLTIQQVRYPGVFEVQYDIAPDCERVMIPKLVLQPLVENSLYHGIRPKGSPGTICIQARRSKEGVLLTITDDGVGMSEEEVKQIQRTEMNRSNRSNSSNPSNSSNTSNPTYHSKHNPSFGLWGTMERLRIFYDREDGLKLQSEVGKGTTIIITIPKGADESWN; this comes from the coding sequence GTGAAAGCAACAGCCCAATCAGATATTGAGACCGATGCAGAAGTAAACGCAAATGCAAAAGCGAACACCAGTGCAATGAAAAAGAATTGGACTCCCCATTTCAAAGAGTTCATTCAACGCAAGCCCAAGACGCTGGCTTTTAAAATCCCGTTTGCCTACTTTGTCATTATTCTGCTAACGGTGGCGTTCAGTGCGTTGGTGTTGAATCGAATCTCGGAAAGTGATGCGCAGCGAAAGATCAATGAGGCATCACTGCAGACGATTACATCCATTGAGACCAACGTTAATCTGATGATCGAGAACGTGAACAATTATTCGAAAATGATTTTCTCCGATCCCAACTTGCAGAACCTGCTGCGGCAGGGCAATGTGTACTCCAATTTACAGACACAGTCCAAGGTCAGCGCGTATTTGACCAATCTAATGCAAGCGGTTCCAATTATTGATTCAGTATATATTTATGATAATTCCGGGCACCGATTCTCGGTCGGTACACAGGAATGGCCCACGTTTATGGAAGCGAATGTGAAGGAAGCGCCGTGGTACGAACAGGCACTGAAGCACAACGGACGATATCTCCTCAGGCTGAATGGTGGCAACAACGACAGCGAAGTCTCGGCGACGGGGGAGAATGATGGGCACGAGGTGGTCTCATTTATTCGACTCATTCGAGATTTGGATGATACGTCTCCGCTTGGATTTCTGGTCATGAACATCAAGGGCAAATCCATCGCTCAAGCCTATGCCAACCTGTCTGCACCGGATTCATTTCAGGTGGCCATCCTGGATGAGCATCAGCGGGTGATCGCAACGAACGCTACCGATGGAAAGAAGGCCGTGCCTGCTGTATCCGACGCATCCATGTCAGCGGCTTCTGGACAGGAAGGGATGTACGAGATGTTAGAGGCCAATCAGGTCAAGTTAAAACAAACATTTCAAGAGCAATCCTCCGGCTTCATCACCTTGCAATCGGGTGGTCAGGAATATGCGGTGACCTATCGTTCGGCTGGTGATGATCAGTGGAAATTCATCAGCATGAGCCCATACCAGGCTACCGATACCCGCAATAAATCTATGGTGTTGCTTGCGCTGATCCTACTGGCGGTGAACGGGACTGTTTTTTTCGTCAGTTCGTTCATCATCTCGCGCAGTGTCATTAAGCCGATTCACAAGCTGCTTCGTTCCATGCAGAAAGCACCAAGTGGCAACTTCCACAAAGTGACGGTTGAACTGAACAGCTACGAGTTCGCACAGCTATATGGAGGATACAACCAGATGATTGAGCAGATTGACCAGATGTTGAAACGCATCATTCAGGAGCAGCAGACGATTCGCCGAGCAGAGCTGAATACACTTCAGGCGCAGATCAAGCCGCATTTTCTATACAACACACTTGATTCCATTACCTCCCTAGCGATGTCGGGCATGAACGATAAGGTATGTGAGCTGTTAGAAGCACTCGGAAGTTACTATCGGCTGAGTGTCAGTAAAGGGCGCGAACTGATTACGCTGCACGAGGAGGTTGAGATTGTACGCAATTATCTGACGATCCAGCAGGTACGATACCCCGGTGTATTTGAGGTGCAGTACGATATTGCTCCAGATTGTGAGCGAGTGATGATTCCCAAACTTGTGCTCCAGCCGTTGGTGGAAAATTCGCTGTATCACGGTATTCGTCCCAAAGGCAGCCCGGGCACGATATGCATCCAAGCTCGTCGATCCAAGGAGGGAGTACTTCTAACGATCACTGACGACGGAGTCGGCATGTCCGAGGAAGAAGTGAAGCAGATTCAACGAACAGAAATGAACAGGTCTAATCGCTCGAACTCATCTAACCCATCTAACTCTTCTAATACTTCTAATCCTACCTATCACTCTAAACACAATCCAAGCTTTGGCTTGTGGGGGACGATGGAGCGGCTTCGCATTTTTTATGACAGAGAAGATGGACTCAAGCTGCAGAGCGAAGTTGGAAAAGGAACCACCATTATTATAACGATCCCGAAGGGAGCCGATGAATCATGGAATTAA